In the Planctomycetia bacterium genome, one interval contains:
- a CDS encoding nucleotidyltransferase: MTPRINFVLVGGYAAIPHRSRLRTRELADRATLTPDTIEKLREVFRAFNPRHRLAAPQSSFLDDPEAGVALNSLYLNTDLGTLNLISSITGIGDYARVARDSVEIELLGRRIRAISLDDLINAKEARGRHSFRAMVVAKTQRFAGTAQHISCGNPLLERVK, from the coding sequence ATGACCCCGCGTATCAATTTCGTGCTGGTCGGCGGCTATGCAGCGATCCCGCACCGATCACGCCTGCGCACCCGTGAGCTCGCCGACCGCGCGACGCTGACGCCGGACACCATCGAGAAACTGCGCGAAGTTTTCCGCGCCTTTAACCCACGGCATCGACTAGCCGCTCCGCAGTCATCCTTTCTCGACGATCCCGAAGCCGGCGTTGCGCTCAACAGCCTTTACCTGAACACCGACCTCGGCACCCTCAACCTGATCAGCAGCATCACCGGCATCGGCGACTACGCCCGGGTAGCGCGCGATTCCGTCGAGATCGAACTGCTCGGTCGCCGCATACGCGCCATCAGCCTGGACGACCTCATCAACGCCAAGGAAGCCCGCGGCCGCCACAGCTTCCGCGCAATGGTGGTAGCAAAGACTCAGCGATTCGCAGGTACGGCCCAGCACATCAGCTGCGGAAACCCATTACTGGAACGGGTTAAGTGA